GGCGGGCCGGGGCTGGGCGCACGACGCCACCGCCTGTCTGGTCGTGGACGGCGTGGTGGTGGGGGCGCTGGAACAGGAGCGCATCAGTCGCCGCCGGTATTCCACGGCCGAGGCCGCCGAGGATGCGGCGCTCGCCCTGCTGACCGCGCACGGACTGAGCGCGGCGGACGTGGACGCCGTCGGCTACGCCTGGGGCGCACCGCCGGAGGAGGACGTACGACGCCTCGGGTCGCCGCTTCCCGGCGACGTGGCCGTCACCGCGGACCACACCGAGGCGTTGCTTCCGCGCCTCGCCGGTCAGCTGCGCAGCCGGGAGGTGATGTATTTCGACCACCATCTCTGCCATGCCGCGCAGACGTACTGGATGAATCCGCACCACGAGGCCGACGTGCTGGTCCTGGACGGGTCCGGAGGCAATTGCTCGACGTCCATGTACCACGTCCGCGACGGCGAATTCCGCCTGCTGGAGCGGCATCCCGCGAAGCACTCGCTCGGCATCCTCTACGAGGCCGCGGCCTACTACTCGGCCATGGGCTGGAACGCCGCCGGCAAGCTCATGGGACTGGCCTCCTACGCCAGGCCCAGCGGGCGCCGGCTGATGACGTTCGACCCGGCCGACGGAGCGTTCGGGTTCGAGCCCGGCACCGGCATGGCCGACCGGTTGCGCTCCGAGGACGGCGACGAGATCGCGGCCGTCTGGCTGCGCATGTTCGAGGAGCGGGTCTTCCCGTACTCCGGGCGCTCCGGCAACGTCTTCGACTACGCGGCCTTCGCCGCCGACGTTCAGCTGACGCTGGAGGAGCTCGGGCTGGCCCTGGCCGACCGGCTGCACCGGCTCTCGGGCTCCGACCAGCTGCTGCTGTCGGGCGGGGTGACGCTGAACGCCCACATGAACCGCCGTATCGCCGAGAGCGGCTGGTACCGGGGGGTGTCCGCGACCGTCGCCCCGCACGACGGGGGTACCGCGGTGGGCGCGGCGATGCTGGCCGCGGCGACGCTCGGCGAGCCGGTCGCGCCGTGGTCCGGGGCAGCCCTGCCCATCATGCTGGGACCGGCCCCCGGCCAGGCCTCGGCCGAGGCGTTCGCGTCGGTGGGCGGCGCGGCGGAACAGGTGGAGCCGGAGAAGGCCCGCGCCGAGGCCGCGGAGGTGCTGGCCGGCGGTGGCGTGGTCGCCTGGTTCGACGGGCCGGCCGAGTTCGGGCCGCGGGCGCTCGGAGCCCGCAGCCTGCTGGCGGACCCGCGCCGGCGCGAGGCCGTCGACCGGATCAACCGGATCAAGGGCCGCGCCCCCTGGCGGCCTGCGGCGCTCTCCCTGACCGCCGACGGCTTCACCGCGCTCGGCCTCACCCCGCCGCTCGACGGGCTGAGCGAGTACATGCTGTGCGCCCACCCGGTGAGCGAGGAGGGACAGCGGCTGGCTCCGGCTGGTGTGCACGTAGACGGGACGACGCGGGCGCAGCTCGTACCGGAGGAAACCGCCTTCGGCCAGTTGCTGACCGACTACGCGGAGCGGGCCGAGGCGCCTCCCGCCCTGATCAACACCTCGCTGAACACCCGGGGCGAACCGATGGTGCTGCACGCCGAGCAGGCCCTCGCCCTCATGCAGGAGTGCGAGGAGGTGGACCTCTTGGTGGCGGCTCCGTACGTCGTGCGCCGCTGAGGGGGAGGCGAAGGGGCGAGGGAAGCGGGGGCGGAGAGGGAGACCCGGGTGTTCCTCAGGGCCGGTCCCGGTCGGGGTACCCTCGGGGAGTGCGCTATTTCATTCAGTACCCCGCCGGCACCGGCAAACTTGTCGTCGATGCCGTCTCGAATTTTGTCGAGAATTTCAGCGTGCGCTATCAGGA
This window of the Streptomyces sp. NBC_01275 genome carries:
- a CDS encoding carbamoyltransferase C-terminal domain-containing protein codes for the protein MIVLGLIGWAGRGWAHDATACLVVDGVVVGALEQERISRRRYSTAEAAEDAALALLTAHGLSAADVDAVGYAWGAPPEEDVRRLGSPLPGDVAVTADHTEALLPRLAGQLRSREVMYFDHHLCHAAQTYWMNPHHEADVLVLDGSGGNCSTSMYHVRDGEFRLLERHPAKHSLGILYEAAAYYSAMGWNAAGKLMGLASYARPSGRRLMTFDPADGAFGFEPGTGMADRLRSEDGDEIAAVWLRMFEERVFPYSGRSGNVFDYAAFAADVQLTLEELGLALADRLHRLSGSDQLLLSGGVTLNAHMNRRIAESGWYRGVSATVAPHDGGTAVGAAMLAAATLGEPVAPWSGAALPIMLGPAPGQASAEAFASVGGAAEQVEPEKARAEAAEVLAGGGVVAWFDGPAEFGPRALGARSLLADPRRREAVDRINRIKGRAPWRPAALSLTADGFTALGLTPPLDGLSEYMLCAHPVSEEGQRLAPAGVHVDGTTRAQLVPEETAFGQLLTDYAERAEAPPALINTSLNTRGEPMVLHAEQALALMQECEEVDLLVAAPYVVRR